One region of Juglans regia cultivar Chandler chromosome 4, Walnut 2.0, whole genome shotgun sequence genomic DNA includes:
- the LOC109008839 gene encoding endonuclease 1-like, with the protein MGKIIMQSWSPFWYVLLLSFALVVGPGAQGWSKEGHIMTCRIAQELLGSEAAEAVRNLLPHYVNGDLSALCIWPDQVRHWYKYRWTSPLHFIDTPDNDCTFNYERDCHDPHGKEDMCVAGAIQNFTSQLKHYREGSADRRYNMTEALLFLSHFMGDIHQPMHVGFTSDEGGNTINLRWFRRKSNLHHVWDRDIITTTMSDYYEKDMEVLLENIETNFTDGIWTSDVTSWEHCDDILSCVTKWALESINIACKWGYKGVEPGATLSDDYFDSRMPIVMKRIAQGGVRLAMILNRVFGDSNEGFATPN; encoded by the exons ATGGGCAAGATTATCATGCAGAGTTGGTCTCCATTTTGGTATGTTTTGTTGCTGAGTTTTGCTTTGGTAGTAGGACCAGGAGCGCAGGGCTGGAGCAAAGAGGGGCATATCATGACATGTCGGATTGCGCAG GAACTTCTAGGGTCTGAAGCAGCAGAGGCTGTTCGAAATTTGTTACCCCATTATGTGAATGGCGATTTATCGGCCCTTTGTATATGGCCTGACCAAGTCCGACACTGGTACAAGTACCGGTGGACAAGCCCTCTTCACTTCATTGACACACCCGACAATGACTGCACGTTCAACTATGAAA GGGACTGTCATGATCCGCATGGCAAGGAGGACATGTGTGTCGCAGGTGCCATTCAGAATTTTACCTCTCAACTTAAGCACTACAGAGAGGGAAGTGCTGATCGTCGAT ATAATATGACCGAGGCCTTGTTATTCTTGTCACACTTCATGGGAGATATCCATCAG CCGATGCATGTTGGATTTACAAGTGATGAAGGGGGAAACACCATAAATCTACGCTGGTTTAGGCGCAAGTCTAATCTGCATCAT GTTTGGGATAGGGACATTATTACAACAACTATGTCGgattattatgagaaggacATGGAAGTCCTTTTGGAAAACATAGAGACAAACTTCACCGAC GGAATATGGACGTCTGATGTTACATCATGGGAGCATTGTGATGATATTCTTTCATGTGTAACCAA GTGGGCTTTAGAGAGCATAAACATAGCTTGCAAATGGGGTTACAAAGGAGTGGAGCCCGGTGCAACTCTGTCGG ATGATTACTTTGACTCAAGGATGCCAATTGTTATGAAACGAATTGCACAGGGAGGAGTTCGATTGGCTATGATTTTGAACCGAGTTTTTGGTGACTCGAACGAAGGATTTGCAACACCAAATTaa